The region GCACCGGGCGGCCTGGCCGTCCGGACCTCCCTGTCCGCAGACTTCAACAGTCACGAGGTAAAACAACGATGCCCAGCGTCATTCGCGCAGTCGGCCTGCTTGCGCCGATCGTGTTCCTGAGCGCCTGTTCCATGGTCGCTCCGCCCTACTCCCCCGCAGTCGACAACATTCAATCGCTCAAGAACGCCACGGGCGCGCAGGCGAAAGTCGGCGCATTCGAATCGCATGCGGATACCAGGAATCCCTATCCGGTGCCGTTGCGCGCGAACCTGATGAAGTCGCCGATCGGCGATTCATTCGGCGCCTATCTCGCCGATGCGATGACGAAGGAATTGCAGATGGCCGGCAAGCTTTCGCCGCAAAGCGATGTCGAGATCAAGGCGACTCTGTTGGAAAACGACATCGACGTCGGTCTCGCCAACGGCGCCGCGAGATTGTCGGCACGTTTCATCGTGATGCGATCGGGCGCGGTGCGCTACGACCAAATCAAGTCCGCGCGCACGAAATGGGATTCGTCGTTCGCGGCCATGATCGCCGTGCCCAAGGCGCGTGAAGAATATCCGCTCGCCGTGCAAAAGCTGCTCGGCGAACTGTATGCCGATCCGGCCTTCCTCGAGGCGATTCAATAAATCGCCCGTTCCACCCAGCATCAAACCACCACACTCAACGAGACCTGAAAACAATGACATTGATTCGAATCGTCGCGGCCGCGAGCATGGTCGCGGCACTGGCCGGCTGCGCGCATGAAATTTCGCTGACCGGCGACACGAGCAAGATTCCGGCGCTGTCGACCCAGCCGCTCGACAAGACCATCGGGCTCGTCATCACCGATGAGCAGCTGGCGATGGAAGCGATCACGCCGGGCGGCGGCGGCGACAAGGTCAGCTATCACCCCTACCACGACCTCGAATTGCCGCTGTACGTCGGTCTCGGCCACGTGTTCAAGAATGTGACCAAGCTCAAGAGCGCGCCGGACGCGGCCACGATTCAGGCCAAGCATCTGGATTACGTGATCACGCCGACGATCAAGACGTCGTCGTCGTCACCGAGCCTCGTGACCTGGCCGCCGACGGATTTCTCGGTCACGCTCGCCTGCACGGTCGCTGACCCGGGCGGTCAGACCGTGGTCAGCCAGGACGTGACGGGCACCGGCCACGCGGAGTTCAGCGAATTCAAGCACAACCTCGGCCTGGCCGGGCAGCTCGCGACGGCCGATGCGGTTGCCAAGCTCCAGACAGCGCTGGCAAAAGCGCCCGAGTTGCAGAAATAAGCCGGCGCGGCTGAAGCGACGGCTCGGTCGCGCCGCATGGCCTGCGTCGGGCACGCGCCGACGCGGCATGCGGGCAGGAGGGGCGGTCGGCCGTGCGCCATGACGACCGCGCCGATCGCGCGATCGCCCTTGCCCAGCGATCAGCGCGAGACCGCGCCGGCCCTGAGGGCGGGCGCGGCGCAAACCCGGTCGCTCCACCGGCGATCGGCTCGCCGCGGGGGTATCAACGCCCCGCGTAGCGCTGCAGCGCGCGCCACGCGTCGAGCTTCGCCGCATAGGGAACCGACGCATGCGCGGGGCTGCTCGACGGCAGGCCAAGCAGTTGATAGCGCTGCGCCGCCTCGCCGAGCGTCTTCGTGCCGACCTTGGCCGCGGTGCCGCCGTTGAAGGCGATCGCCGCCAGATCGGGCAGGGTTCCGATCAGCGCGATCAGATCGTTGCTGGCGAGATCGCGCAGGTTGCTGTCGAGGCTGCCGGCGCGCCGCGCTTCCGCCACGACGTCCCACAGCCCGATCCGGTGTTCGCGCAGCGCATCGAGCCGCGCGGGGTAGGCCAGCGCGACCAGATCGCAGCCGATCACCGCGCCGACCAGCAGCCAGAATTTGTTCTGCGGATGCGCGTAGTACTGGCCGTGGGCCAGGGAGCGCTCGCCCGGCAGGCTGCCGAGGATCAGCACGCGCGTGCGCGCATCGACCACCGGGGGAAAGCAGCGCTTGAACGTCATCGGCATCCTCTTGCGCCCGGCACGGCACCGTCCGCGCGCGGCGCGCCGGCCTCGCGCGCGGCCAGATGCCGCCACAGTGCCGGCAGCATGCACTCCGTCACCATCAACGGTTCCCCATGCCGCTCGAACACCGAGCGGCGCGCGACCAGCGCATGCGGCGCGGCCTCGCGCGACGCGAGCGCATGCAGCGCCAGCGCATGAAGCGGATGCCCGGCGATCACGCGCCGGCTCACGAGCGCGGAGCGCGTGACCTGCGGATCGCTGTACAGCAGTTCGGCGAGCGGCCGCGTGCGCAAGCGACGCATCGCCTGCCACACGCCCTTGCTCGCGGCGAGCGGCGCGAGACTGTGCGCGGCGACGAACGGCACGCCGTCCACCGCCAGCACGACCTCGCGCACCCACATCGGCACGCGCGGCCCGCGCGCGAGCGCCGCATGCTCGTCGGCCCACGGCACGCCGACGATCTCGCGCGTCACGCGCACCGTCACCGGGCCGAGCCCCGCGAGATGCGCGGTCAGCGAACCGCCGCGCGTCAGCCAGTCCTTCTGCGCGGCCGAGCAACCGGGACGCGGCGTCGCGCGCCAGCCGGCGCCGGCCGCGTCGAACCGCGTCACGATCACGCCGCGCGCGACAGCAGCAGCGTGTTGGTCCGCTTCACGAAGCTCGCCGGATCTTCGAGCGCACCACCTTCCGCGAGCAGCGCCTGGTCGAACAGCAGATGGCACCAGTCGCCGAACTCGGGGCTGTCCGCCTGCAGCTGCTTGACGAGCGGATGCTCGGGGTTGACCTCGAGGATCGGCTGCATCGCCGGCCCGCTCTGGCCCGCCGCCTTCAGCATGCGCTGCAGGTAGCCGCTCATGTCGTGGTCGTCGGCGACGAGGCACGACGGCGAATCGGTCAGCCGGAACGTGACGCGCACGTCCTTCGCCTTGTCGCCCAGCGCTTCCTTCATCTTCTCGACGAGCGGCTTGAACGCCTCGCCCGTCTCTTCCTGCGCCTTCTTCTCCGCGTCGTCGAGCGCGCCGAGATCGAGGTCGCCGCGCGCGACGCTCGCGAGCGGCTTGCCGTCGAATTCCTGCAGGTAGGACAGCATCCACTCGTCGACGCGGTCGGTCAGCAGCAGCACCTCGACGCCCTTCTTGCGGAACACCTCGAGGTGCGGGCTGTGCGTCGCGGCCTGCCAGGTGTCGGCGGTCACGTAGTAGATCCGGGTCTGCTCGGGCTTCATGCGCGCGACGTAGTCGGCGAGCGACACGTCCTGCGCATCGGTCCCGCCGTGCGTCGAGGCGAAGCGCACGAGCTTCGCGACGCGCTCGCGGTTCGCTTGATCCTCGCCCACGCCTTCCTTCAGCACCTGGCCGAACGCGCTCCAGAACGTGCGGTATTGTTCCTTGCCCGCATCGTCCTCGGCGTTCGCCAGTTCTTCCAGCATCGACAGCGCGCGCTTCGTCACGCCTTCGCGGATCGCCTTCACGTCGCGGCTTTCCTGCAGGATCTCGCGCGACACGTTGAGCGGCAGGTCGGCGGAATCGACCACGCCCTTCACGAAGCGCAGGTATTGCGGCAGCAGCTGCTCGGCGTCGTCCATGATGAACACGCGCTTCACGTACAGCTTGAGGCCGCCGCGATAGTCGCGGTTCCACAGGTCGAACGGCGCGTGCGACGGCACGTACAGCAGTTGCGTGTACTCGCTGCGGCCCTCGACGCGGTTATGGGTCCATGCAAGCGGATTCTGGTGGTCGTGCGCGAGGTGCTGGTAGAACTGCTGATACTGCTCGTCGCTGATCTCGCTCTTCGCGCGGGTCCACAGCGCGCTCGCCTGGTTGACGGTCTCGTCTTCGTCCTTCGCGACCATCTCGCCCTTCTCGGCGTCCCACGCTTCCTGCTGCATCAGGATCGGCAGCGCGACGTGGTCGGAGTACTTGCGCACGATCGACTTGAGGCGATGCGCGGACAGCAGCTCGTCCTCGCCTTCGCGCAGGTGCAGCGTGATGGTGGTGCCGCGCGCGGCGCGCTCGATCGCGTCGATCGAGAAGTCGCCCTCGCCGCCGCTTTCCCAGCGCACGCCTTCCGAGGCCGGCAGGCCCGCGCGGCGGGTCTCGACCGTGATGCGGTCGGCGACGATGAAGCCCGAGTAGAAGCCGACGCCGAACTGGCCGATCAGGGCCGCGTCCTTCTGCTGGTCGCCCGACAGCTTCGAGAAGAATTCCTTGGTGCCCGAGCGGGCGATCGTGCCGAGATTCGCGATCGCTTCGTCGCGGCTCATGCCGATGCCGTTGTCGTCGATCGTGAGGGTGCGGGCGGCGGGATCGAAGCCGATGCGGATGCGCAGGTTCGGATCGTTCTCGTACAGCGCGCCGTTCTCGAGCGCCTCGAAGCGCAGCTTGTCGGCTGCGTCGGACGCATTCGACACGAGTTCGCGCAGGAAGATTTCCTTGTTGCTGTACAGCGAATGAATCATCAGGTGGAGGAGCTGCTTGACCTCGGCCTGAAAGCTCATGGTTTGCTGAGTCATCTGTCTATCCTTCGATTGCGATCATTTCAAAAACCGGCGGCGTGTCGAGCGGCGGGCCCGGACACGCGATGCACGACCGCGCCCCAGATGAGGATGCGCGCGCCGTTTTCAAGAGGCTGAGTTTGCGAATGATCTCATGTTCCGGCGGCGGGGCTTGCGGTGTAATGGCCGGTCCTGCCCGCTTCCATCAATACTCGCCATGCGCCACCGCCATTTGGAACTCGACGAGCGCTCCTCGAACCGACCGGCAGATGGCCGGCCCGGCACGGTAACGGTCCGATGAAGCGTCTCGCCAGGTCAGGTCTCGTCGCACTGTGGCAGATCTTCGCCACGCTGGCGGTCGCGTACTGGTGGGGCCGCCATCCCACCGCCATCCCGCCGCCGCCCGTCGAATTCTCACTGTGGCTGGACGACCTGTTCGACGCGCGTTGCTGTGAAGCCTCCGCGCGGGTCGACGTCTACTACATGCTGACCTGCTCGTTCGTCGCCACGGCACTGGGCACGTTCATCGGCCTCCGGATCTGGAAGCGCGCCCGCACGCTGCGCGACAGGCGTCCGCCGCCCTCAGGCTGAACCCGCCTCCACCACGCGCCGCGCCACCGAGTCGAGATAACGCGCGAGGAACGTCGCGAGCGCCGGATCCCCGCAGTTGGCCACGTTGAAGCGCGTCCACGTCGACGGCGACTGCTGCGGCGAGAACAGGCTGCCCGGCGTGAGCAGGAAGCCCGCCTCGTGCGCGGCCGCCGCGAGCGCGTCGGAGTCGACGCCCGTGTCCGCCCACAGGAACATCCCCGCGGCCGGCATCGTGAAGAGCCGCATCCCGCTGCGTTCGAGCATCCGCGCGGTCTTGTCGCGCACGCCGTCGAGCCGCGCGCGCAGCCGCTCGACGTGCCGCCGGTAATGCCCTTCCGTCAGCACCTTGTACAGCACCCGCTCGTTGAGTTCGGGCGTGGTCATGCCGACCAGCATCTTCTGGTCGGTGAGCGCCCGCGCGATCTCGGGCGCGCACGCCGCGTAGCCGACCCGCAGGTTCGCGGCGAGCGTCTTCGAGAAACTGCCCAGGTAGATCACCCGCTTGAGCTGGT is a window of Burkholderia sp. FERM BP-3421 DNA encoding:
- a CDS encoding DNA-deoxyinosine glycosylase, which translates into the protein MTFKRCFPPVVDARTRVLILGSLPGERSLAHGQYYAHPQNKFWLLVGAVIGCDLVALAYPARLDALREHRIGLWDVVAEARRAGSLDSNLRDLASNDLIALIGTLPDLAAIAFNGGTAAKVGTKTLGEAAQRYQLLGLPSSSPAHASVPYAAKLDAWRALQRYAGR
- a CDS encoding chorismate--pyruvate lyase family protein → MTRFDAAGAGWRATPRPGCSAAQKDWLTRGGSLTAHLAGLGPVTVRVTREIVGVPWADEHAALARGPRVPMWVREVVLAVDGVPFVAAHSLAPLAASKGVWQAMRRLRTRPLAELLYSDPQVTRSALVSRRVIAGHPLHALALHALASREAAPHALVARRSVFERHGEPLMVTECMLPALWRHLAAREAGAPRADGAVPGARGCR
- the htpG gene encoding molecular chaperone HtpG; translated protein: MTQQTMSFQAEVKQLLHLMIHSLYSNKEIFLRELVSNASDAADKLRFEALENGALYENDPNLRIRIGFDPAARTLTIDDNGIGMSRDEAIANLGTIARSGTKEFFSKLSGDQQKDAALIGQFGVGFYSGFIVADRITVETRRAGLPASEGVRWESGGEGDFSIDAIERAARGTTITLHLREGEDELLSAHRLKSIVRKYSDHVALPILMQQEAWDAEKGEMVAKDEDETVNQASALWTRAKSEISDEQYQQFYQHLAHDHQNPLAWTHNRVEGRSEYTQLLYVPSHAPFDLWNRDYRGGLKLYVKRVFIMDDAEQLLPQYLRFVKGVVDSADLPLNVSREILQESRDVKAIREGVTKRALSMLEELANAEDDAGKEQYRTFWSAFGQVLKEGVGEDQANRERVAKLVRFASTHGGTDAQDVSLADYVARMKPEQTRIYYVTADTWQAATHSPHLEVFRKKGVEVLLLTDRVDEWMLSYLQEFDGKPLASVARGDLDLGALDDAEKKAQEETGEAFKPLVEKMKEALGDKAKDVRVTFRLTDSPSCLVADDHDMSGYLQRMLKAAGQSGPAMQPILEVNPEHPLVKQLQADSPEFGDWCHLLFDQALLAEGGALEDPASFVKRTNTLLLSRAA